The segment GGTCTTATATTATAAAAAAATTAAGATTATTACTATTATATGAATTATAATAATAAAAAATGTCAAATTAATGTCATTTCCTTTAAATTTAAAATGTTATATAAGAAAATAAGTGAGTTACATTCTAGATTTTAGGATAAAAATTAAATAAAATGAGCCGAGCAAATCTCAGTGTGTTTGAAGTCAACTTGTTGACAAGTTTACTGAATTTGCAGCGAATTCTTAATTTTTATCCGTTAAGAAATCTAGCTAGTAACGAACTATTTTCTATATAACTATCCATACACTTTTACAAATAATTCTTTTAAATTTTTTAAATTAACTTCTCTAATATTTCCACTTGTACAAATATCTTCAAGTGCAGACTTAGTCATAATTTCAATTTTATTTTTGTATTTTTCTTCATCTATTGCTAAATCTTTAACACAACTAGGAAGCCCTAAATTTTTATTTAAAATTTCAACTGCCACTGCTAAACTTTCTGCACCCTCTTCTATACTGTTTGCAGGAAAACCTAAATCTTTTGAAATTTCATAATATTTTAAAGCAGTAGTTTTATCTTCTGAATTGAATCTAATTACATAGGGCAATATAGTTCCATTAATTTTCCCATGAGCTATATGAAATTTTCCACCAATAGCATGAGCTATGCTGTGGTTTATTCCTAAACCAGATTTCTCAAAAGCAAAACCTGCTATACAAGATGCTTTTGCCATTTCAATTCTAGCTTCATCATCTTTAATATCTTTATACATTCTTAAAAGATTTTTAAATATAAGTCTTATAGCTGAAAGTGCATATATCTGAGTATAAAAATTTGCTCCCTTGCAAGTATATGATTCAATAGCATGAGTTAAAGCATCTATACCTGAATCTGCTACAACAGATTTTGGTAATGTCTTTGTAAGTTCAGGATCAAGTATTGCATATTCTGGTATCATTTCATTATCTTTTAATGGAATTTTTATGTTATTCTTTTTATCTGTAAGAACTGCATAAGAAGTTACTTCTGAACCTGTTCCACTTGTAGTTGGCAAAGCTATTAAAGGTATAGAAAGATTAGATTTTTTTACAAAATATTTAATTGCCTTAGCAGTGTCAAGAGATGAGCCTCCTCCAATCGCTACTATTACTTCTGGTAAAAAATCAATCACCTTATCCAATGCTTTATTTACTATTTCAAATGAGGGATCTACTTCTACTTCATCAAAAATTTTGTACTCTATATTTTTTTGTTCAAATATATTTTCAAATTTTTTAGTCATTCCTATTTTTGACATAACAGAATCAGTCACTATAAAGGCTTTTTTACATTTTATTTTATTAATAACTTCATCAAATTTATCTCCTACATATATCTCTGTGTTTGCTTCAAAAATTTCCATTTTTCACCTCCAAATTTTTATAAAAAATAGTTGCTATATTTTATTTAATGATATATTATTAAATAAAA is part of the Fusobacterium simiae genome and harbors:
- a CDS encoding 1-propanol dehydrogenase PduQ gives rise to the protein MEIFEANTEIYVGDKFDEVINKIKCKKAFIVTDSVMSKIGMTKKFENIFEQKNIEYKIFDEVEVDPSFEIVNKALDKVIDFLPEVIVAIGGGSSLDTAKAIKYFVKKSNLSIPLIALPTTSGTGSEVTSYAVLTDKKNNIKIPLKDNEMIPEYAILDPELTKTLPKSVVADSGIDALTHAIESYTCKGANFYTQIYALSAIRLIFKNLLRMYKDIKDDEARIEMAKASCIAGFAFEKSGLGINHSIAHAIGGKFHIAHGKINGTILPYVIRFNSEDKTTALKYYEISKDLGFPANSIEEGAESLAVAVEILNKNLGLPSCVKDLAIDEEKYKNKIEIMTKSALEDICTSGNIREVNLKNLKELFVKVYG